A stretch of the Amycolatopsis sp. BJA-103 genome encodes the following:
- the rnpA gene encoding ribonuclease P protein component: MLPAAARLRRSEDFRAVMRRGAKAGRRRLVVHALTTDPSEAAEAARAGFVVSKAVGNSVVRHRVSRRLRHLVSARIGTLPPGSSLVVRALPPAADASSAELGSDLDASLRRLGLSGPSAVTGKPRQTRPSDNGSAV, from the coding sequence GTGCTGCCGGCCGCCGCGAGGTTGCGGCGCAGTGAGGATTTCCGTGCCGTGATGCGGCGTGGGGCCAAGGCAGGCAGGCGCCGCCTCGTCGTCCATGCGTTGACCACGGACCCGTCCGAAGCCGCCGAGGCGGCGCGGGCGGGTTTTGTGGTGAGCAAGGCCGTGGGGAATTCGGTGGTCCGCCACCGGGTCTCCCGCCGGTTGAGGCATCTCGTTTCCGCCAGGATCGGAACACTGCCGCCGGGAAGCTCGTTGGTGGTACGGGCACTACCTCCGGCCGCGGACGCGTCCAGCGCGGAACTCGGCTCGGATCTCGACGCGTCGTTGCGGCGCCTCGGGTTGTCCGGGCCTTCCGCCGTCACCGGGAAGCCCCGCCAGACGCGACCCTCCGACAACGGATCAGCGGTGTAA
- a CDS encoding HAD family hydrolase has product MKEFFGGRNPRAVVFDCDGLLMDTEPCWSVAETELFARRGLPFGPDEKASVIGKSLPAAADAMAEAFGEPGGGAEIADELLRLVTEVVTAKAEAMPGARELVELTAAAVPVAVASNSPRALLDAALVRGGLSEMFPVKLAADEVAAPKPDPEMYLSACGLLNVEPADALAFEDSMTGLRSARAAGLPVIGVPTLKHQDFPADVVIGSLCDEDLLAWVRGWPRR; this is encoded by the coding sequence ATGAAGGAGTTCTTCGGCGGTCGAAATCCGCGAGCGGTGGTCTTCGATTGCGACGGATTGCTCATGGACACCGAGCCGTGTTGGTCGGTGGCCGAGACCGAACTGTTCGCGCGGCGAGGTCTGCCGTTCGGTCCGGACGAGAAGGCGTCGGTGATCGGCAAGTCGCTACCGGCCGCCGCCGACGCGATGGCGGAGGCGTTCGGCGAACCTGGCGGCGGCGCCGAGATCGCGGACGAGTTGTTGAGGTTGGTGACCGAGGTCGTCACCGCGAAAGCGGAGGCGATGCCCGGCGCGCGGGAGTTGGTCGAACTGACCGCCGCCGCCGTTCCGGTCGCCGTCGCGAGCAACTCGCCCCGCGCTCTCCTGGACGCCGCTCTCGTCCGCGGCGGGCTTTCGGAAATGTTTCCCGTGAAACTGGCCGCCGATGAGGTGGCCGCGCCGAAGCCGGATCCGGAGATGTACCTGAGCGCCTGCGGCCTCTTGAACGTCGAGCCTGCCGACGCGCTGGCTTTCGAGGATTCGATGACCGGTCTCCGGTCCGCGCGGGCGGCAGGGCTTCCTGTCATCGGGGTGCCCACGCTGAAGCATCAAGACTTCCCCGCGGACGTCGTGATCGGCTCCCTGTGCGATGAGGATCTGCTCGCGTGGGTGCGGGGATGGCCCCGGCGATGA
- a CDS encoding ParA family protein, translated as MTPPPSDPASTGHELGWTPIAEEAVRAASVLHPKKGALPRPTRRRVLTVANQKGGVGKTTSTVNLAAALAVHGLRTLVIDLDPQGNASTALDIEHRSGTPSIYEVLIGEVTLAEAAAQSEQSENLYCVPATIDLAGAEIELVSMASREMRLKEALSSEILDEIGVDYVFIDCPPSLGLLTVNAMVAAQEVLIPIQCEYYALEGLGQLLSNIELVQKHLNRELSVSTILLTMYDGRTKLADQVTNEVRNHFGDTVLKTVIPRSVKVSEAPGYGQTVLAYDPGSRGAMSYVDAAKEIAQRGAEMKERSGTA; from the coding sequence GTGACTCCCCCACCGTCCGACCCCGCGAGCACTGGCCACGAACTCGGCTGGACGCCCATCGCCGAAGAGGCCGTCCGGGCCGCCAGCGTGCTGCACCCCAAGAAGGGCGCGCTCCCCCGGCCGACCCGTCGGCGCGTGCTGACGGTCGCCAACCAGAAGGGCGGCGTCGGCAAGACCACGAGCACGGTGAACCTCGCCGCCGCCTTGGCCGTCCACGGGCTCAGGACGCTCGTGATCGACCTCGACCCGCAGGGCAACGCGAGCACCGCGCTCGACATCGAACACCGGTCCGGTACGCCGTCCATCTATGAGGTGCTGATCGGCGAAGTGACACTCGCCGAGGCGGCCGCGCAGAGCGAGCAGTCGGAGAACCTCTACTGCGTGCCCGCGACCATCGACCTCGCCGGCGCCGAGATCGAACTCGTGTCCATGGCGTCCCGCGAGATGCGGCTCAAGGAGGCGCTCTCGTCCGAGATCCTCGACGAGATCGGCGTCGACTACGTCTTCATCGACTGCCCGCCGTCGCTCGGTCTGCTGACCGTCAACGCGATGGTCGCCGCGCAGGAGGTGCTGATCCCGATCCAGTGCGAGTACTACGCGCTCGAAGGTCTGGGTCAGCTGCTGAGCAACATCGAGCTCGTCCAGAAGCACCTCAACCGCGAACTCAGCGTCTCCACGATCCTGCTCACCATGTACGACGGCCGGACGAAGCTGGCCGATCAGGTGACGAACGAGGTCCGGAATCACTTCGGGGACACCGTCCTCAAGACGGTGATCCCGCGCAGCGTGAAGGTCTCAGAGGCGCCCGGATACGGGCAGACGGTCCTCGCGTACGACCCGGGTTCCCGGGGCGCGATGAGCTACGTGGACGCGGCGAAGGAGATCGCCCAACGTGGGGCGGAGATGAAGGAAAGGAGCGGTACGGCATGA
- the yidD gene encoding membrane protein insertion efficiency factor YidD produces MRATESETTEEARPGPVAWVLLLPVKLYRKAISPFLPPACRFYPSCSAYAVEALTRHGAGRGTYLAVRRLLRCGPWTMPGRDPVPEVFSWRRRRPETPIEE; encoded by the coding sequence ATGCGAGCCACCGAGAGCGAGACCACCGAAGAAGCCCGCCCCGGCCCGGTGGCCTGGGTGCTGCTCTTGCCCGTCAAGCTGTATCGCAAGGCGATCTCTCCCTTCCTTCCTCCGGCGTGCCGGTTCTACCCGAGCTGTAGCGCGTACGCCGTAGAGGCATTGACCCGGCACGGCGCCGGCCGCGGTACCTATCTCGCGGTCCGGCGACTGCTGCGCTGCGGCCCGTGGACGATGCCCGGCCGCGACCCGGTACCCGAGGTTTTCTCGTGGCGCCGCCGCCGACCTGAAACACCGATCGAGGAGTAG
- the dnaN gene encoding DNA polymerase III subunit beta, with the protein MKIRVERDGLADAVAWVARSLPSRPPVPVLGGVLLDAGSDGTSDALTVSGFDYEVSATVGVPATIADGGRLLVSGRLLADITKSLPAQPVEISVDGARATITCGSARFSLPTMPVEDYPQLPSQPAFAGELTGDAFGQAVTQVVVAAGKDDTLPMLTGMRLEISGSSLTLVATDRFRLAMREFTWEPAEGLSDAAVLVPARTLAEAAKTLGASGAKIRLALASGEGLLGLSGSGRYTTTRLLDAEFPPYRQLLPAQHTSRAVIEVSALAESIKRVSLVAERGTQVRLEFNDGSLRLSAGGDDEGSAEEELQVDYEGEPVTIAFNPGYLVDGLGALNANRAELTFTTPNRPALIKPADEEGNVVPGYLYLLMPVRLPG; encoded by the coding sequence ATGAAGATCCGCGTCGAGCGTGACGGGCTGGCCGACGCCGTCGCGTGGGTGGCGAGAAGCCTCCCGTCGCGGCCTCCGGTCCCGGTTCTGGGCGGTGTCCTGCTCGATGCGGGATCCGACGGGACGAGTGACGCACTCACCGTCTCCGGATTCGACTACGAGGTCTCCGCCACGGTCGGCGTCCCGGCCACCATCGCCGACGGGGGCCGTCTCCTGGTCTCCGGTCGTCTGCTGGCCGACATCACCAAGTCGCTGCCCGCGCAGCCGGTCGAGATCTCCGTCGACGGCGCCCGCGCCACCATCACCTGCGGCTCCGCGCGCTTCTCGTTGCCGACCATGCCGGTCGAGGACTACCCGCAGCTCCCGTCCCAGCCCGCCTTCGCCGGCGAACTCACCGGCGACGCGTTCGGCCAGGCCGTCACCCAGGTCGTCGTCGCCGCGGGCAAGGACGACACCCTCCCGATGCTGACCGGCATGCGACTGGAGATCTCCGGCTCCTCGCTGACCCTGGTCGCCACCGACCGCTTCCGGCTCGCCATGCGCGAGTTCACCTGGGAGCCCGCCGAGGGCCTGTCCGACGCCGCCGTGCTCGTCCCGGCGCGCACGCTCGCCGAGGCCGCGAAGACGCTCGGTGCCAGCGGCGCCAAGATCCGCCTCGCGCTCGCCAGCGGTGAAGGCCTCCTCGGCCTGTCCGGCTCCGGCCGCTACACCACGACCCGCCTCCTCGACGCGGAGTTCCCGCCGTACCGGCAGCTGCTGCCGGCGCAGCACACGTCGCGCGCGGTCATCGAGGTCTCCGCGCTCGCCGAGTCGATCAAGCGTGTTTCGCTGGTGGCCGAACGTGGCACCCAGGTGCGGCTGGAATTCAACGACGGTTCGCTGCGGCTCTCCGCCGGTGGCGACGACGAGGGTTCGGCCGAAGAAGAGCTTCAGGTCGACTACGAGGGTGAGCCGGTGACCATCGCGTTCAACCCGGGTTACCTCGTGGACGGCCTCGGCGCGCTGAACGCCAACCGCGCCGAGCTCACCTTCACCACGCCGAACCGGCCGGCGCTGATCAAGCCCGCCGACGAAGAGGGCAACGTCGTCCCCGGCTACCTGTACCTGCTGATGCCGGTCCGCCTCCCGGGCTGA
- the rsmG gene encoding 16S rRNA (guanine(527)-N(7))-methyltransferase RsmG has product MGLDGVAASVRSAASEVFGDRVEQAIGYVELLERHGVERGLIGPREVDRLWERHVLNSAVIGERIPDGARVVDVGSGAGLPGVPLAISRPDLDIVLLEPMARRVDWLAEVAEKLELPITVVRGRAEERQVREELGDADVVTARAVAPLARLANWCLPLVRAQGALVALKGASAGEEIERDRVAVRKAGGGEPEVFECGAKVLEVPSTVVVIHRLPSKPSRPRGRRS; this is encoded by the coding sequence GTGGGCTTGGACGGGGTCGCCGCATCGGTTCGGAGTGCGGCGTCGGAAGTGTTCGGAGACCGCGTCGAGCAAGCCATCGGCTACGTCGAACTCCTGGAGCGGCACGGCGTCGAGCGCGGTCTGATCGGTCCCCGTGAGGTCGACCGGCTCTGGGAACGGCACGTGCTGAACTCCGCCGTGATCGGCGAGCGGATCCCCGACGGCGCCCGCGTGGTCGACGTCGGATCGGGCGCGGGGCTTCCGGGTGTACCGCTCGCGATCAGCCGACCGGACCTCGATATCGTTCTGCTCGAACCGATGGCCCGCCGGGTCGACTGGCTGGCCGAGGTTGCCGAGAAGCTGGAACTCCCCATCACCGTTGTCCGCGGGCGCGCGGAAGAGCGGCAGGTACGCGAGGAGCTCGGTGACGCGGATGTCGTCACCGCCCGGGCAGTCGCTCCGTTGGCCCGGCTCGCGAACTGGTGCCTCCCGCTCGTGCGTGCCCAAGGTGCTCTGGTCGCCCTCAAAGGAGCGAGCGCCGGAGAGGAAATCGAACGCGATCGCGTCGCCGTCCGGAAGGCCGGCGGCGGCGAGCCGGAAGTCTTCGAGTGCGGCGCCAAGGTGCTTGAGGTCCCCAGCACGGTCGTCGTGATCCATCGTCTGCCTTCGAAACCGTCTCGACCGCGCGGCAGGCGTAGCTAG
- the yidC gene encoding membrane protein insertase YidC translates to MLDFIYYPVSFILWCWHWVFGQIFGEANAVSWILAIIFLTFTVRGIMFKPFVNQVRSMKKMQDFAPEMKKVQKKYANDRQRQAMEMQKLQKEHGVNPLGSCLPMLLQIPVFIGLNHVLRMFTINPVHPGQPKTENYFFSQSGVESYINAKLFGVNLGDAIYTGVDMVSGGNAPTGFHWHVAPVAIPLMIVASIATHLTARHSVQRQNPESATPQTAMMNKLTMYIFPFGVLIFGALFPIGLLIYWLANNGWTLMQQRLVYTKIDKEEEARKEAEKEKRANLGPKPGQKPTAPRPGQKPVQQKRNKQSSGGQVKKAGSPHGFAQTGSSAAEKKDAENASAEPSTNGSKENGADVPGLISDSTKKSGRKRR, encoded by the coding sequence GTGCTCGACTTCATCTACTACCCCGTGTCCTTCATCTTGTGGTGTTGGCATTGGGTCTTCGGGCAGATCTTCGGCGAGGCGAACGCGGTTTCCTGGATCCTCGCGATCATCTTCCTGACGTTCACCGTCCGCGGCATCATGTTCAAGCCGTTCGTGAACCAGGTCCGGTCGATGAAGAAGATGCAGGACTTCGCACCGGAAATGAAGAAGGTGCAGAAGAAGTACGCGAACGACCGGCAGCGCCAGGCGATGGAGATGCAGAAGCTCCAGAAGGAGCACGGCGTCAACCCGCTGGGCAGCTGCCTGCCGATGCTGCTTCAGATCCCGGTCTTCATCGGCCTGAACCACGTGCTGCGGATGTTCACCATCAACCCGGTGCACCCGGGGCAGCCGAAGACCGAGAACTACTTCTTCAGCCAGAGCGGTGTCGAGTCGTACATCAACGCGAAGCTGTTCGGGGTCAACCTCGGTGACGCCATCTACACCGGTGTCGACATGGTCAGTGGCGGCAACGCGCCCACCGGCTTCCACTGGCACGTCGCGCCGGTCGCCATCCCGCTGATGATCGTCGCGAGCATCGCCACGCACCTCACCGCGCGTCACTCGGTCCAGCGCCAGAACCCCGAGTCGGCGACCCCGCAGACCGCGATGATGAACAAGCTGACGATGTACATCTTCCCGTTCGGTGTCCTCATCTTCGGTGCCCTCTTCCCGATCGGTCTGCTCATCTACTGGCTCGCGAACAACGGCTGGACCCTGATGCAGCAGCGCCTCGTCTACACGAAGATCGACAAGGAAGAAGAGGCCCGCAAGGAAGCCGAGAAGGAGAAGCGCGCGAACCTCGGCCCGAAGCCCGGCCAGAAGCCGACCGCGCCGCGCCCCGGCCAGAAGCCGGTCCAGCAGAAGAGGAACAAGCAGTCCTCCGGTGGTCAGGTCAAGAAGGCGGGTTCGCCCCACGGCTTCGCCCAGACCGGTTCGTCCGCCGCGGAGAAGAAGGACGCCGAGAACGCATCAGCCGAGCCGTCGACCAACGGCTCGAAGGAGAACGGCGCCGACGTGCCCGGTCTCATCTCTGACTCGACTAAGAAATCAGGCCGGAAGCGTCGCTGA
- a CDS encoding Jag family protein encodes MAETIDTIDAEENSAAEVEGAAEETGRKGGVDDDVLVKEGDIAGDYLERLLDLLDYDGDIDLDVEAGRAIVSIDGGEDLEKLVGPRGTILEALQELTRLAVQQETGSRSRLMLDIAGWRADRREELRELGRSTAETVVSSGERVRLQPMSPFERKVVHDAVAAVDGVKSESEGEDPKRRVVIFPA; translated from the coding sequence ATGGCGGAGACGATCGACACGATCGACGCCGAAGAGAACAGCGCGGCCGAGGTCGAGGGCGCGGCTGAAGAAACCGGTCGCAAGGGAGGTGTCGACGACGACGTCCTCGTGAAGGAGGGCGACATCGCCGGCGACTACCTCGAGCGGCTGCTCGACCTTTTGGACTACGACGGCGACATCGACCTCGATGTCGAAGCGGGCCGCGCGATCGTCAGCATCGACGGTGGCGAGGATCTGGAGAAGCTCGTCGGTCCCCGCGGCACCATCCTCGAGGCGCTGCAGGAGCTGACGCGCCTGGCGGTGCAGCAGGAGACCGGTTCGCGGAGCCGTCTGATGCTGGACATCGCGGGCTGGCGCGCGGACCGTCGCGAGGAGCTTCGCGAGCTCGGCCGCTCGACCGCCGAGACCGTGGTCTCGTCCGGTGAGCGTGTCCGGCTGCAGCCGATGAGCCCGTTCGAGCGGAAGGTCGTGCACGACGCGGTCGCCGCCGTCGACGGGGTCAAGAGCGAGAGCGAAGGAGAGGACCCGAAGCGTCGGGTCGTCATCTTCCCCGCCTGA
- the gnd gene encoding phosphogluconate dehydrogenase (NAD(+)-dependent, decarboxylating), whose translation MAQLGLIGLGKMGFNMRERLRGAGHEVVGYDRNPDVTDSTSLEDLVSKLDGPRIVWIMVPAGEPTRQTVAELGNLLSEGDLVIDGGNSKYTDDRINADLLATKQIGYLDCGVSGGVWGKDNGYGLMVGGAASDVEKAMPIFDALRPEGPREEGFSHAGAVGSGHYAKMIHNGIEYGMMQAFAEGFELLEAAKVVENVPAVIKGWQRGTVVRSWLLDLLVRALDEDPELDDLEGYVEDSGEGRWTLEEAINNAVPAPVISAALFARFASRQEDSAAMRAVAALRNQFGGHSVKKVGG comes from the coding sequence ATGGCTCAGCTGGGACTCATCGGCCTCGGCAAAATGGGGTTCAACATGCGTGAGCGGCTGCGCGGCGCCGGTCACGAGGTGGTCGGCTACGACCGCAACCCCGACGTCACCGACTCCACTTCGCTCGAGGACCTGGTGTCCAAACTGGACGGTCCCCGGATCGTCTGGATCATGGTGCCCGCCGGTGAACCCACCCGGCAGACCGTCGCGGAGCTCGGCAACCTGCTGTCCGAGGGCGACCTCGTGATCGACGGCGGCAACTCGAAGTACACCGACGACCGGATCAACGCGGACCTGCTCGCCACGAAGCAGATCGGTTACCTCGACTGCGGGGTTTCCGGTGGCGTGTGGGGCAAGGACAACGGCTACGGCCTGATGGTCGGCGGCGCCGCTTCGGACGTCGAGAAGGCCATGCCGATCTTCGACGCGCTTCGCCCCGAGGGTCCGCGTGAAGAAGGCTTCTCGCACGCCGGCGCCGTGGGCTCCGGTCACTACGCGAAGATGATTCACAACGGCATCGAGTACGGCATGATGCAGGCCTTCGCCGAAGGTTTCGAGTTGCTCGAAGCCGCGAAGGTCGTCGAGAACGTGCCCGCGGTGATCAAGGGCTGGCAGCGGGGGACCGTCGTCCGCTCGTGGCTGCTCGACCTCCTCGTCCGCGCGCTCGACGAGGACCCGGAGCTCGACGACCTCGAGGGCTACGTCGAGGATTCCGGCGAAGGCCGGTGGACCCTCGAAGAGGCGATCAACAACGCGGTCCCGGCGCCGGTCATCTCGGCCGCGCTGTTCGCGCGGTTCGCCTCGCGCCAGGAGGACTCCGCCGCCATGCGCGCCGTCGCCGCGCTGCGCAACCAGTTCGGCGGCCACTCGGTCAAGAAGGTCGGCGGCTAG
- the rpmH gene encoding 50S ribosomal protein L34 translates to MSKGKRTFQPNNRRRARVHGFRLRMRTRAGRAILAARRRKGRGALSA, encoded by the coding sequence GTGAGCAAGGGTAAGCGCACCTTCCAGCCGAACAACCGCCGACGCGCCCGGGTCCACGGGTTCCGGCTTCGGATGCGGACCCGCGCCGGCCGGGCCATCCTGGCGGCTCGTCGTCGCAAGGGCCGCGGCGCACTGTCCGCCTGA
- a CDS encoding ParB/RepB/Spo0J family partition protein, whose amino-acid sequence MSERRGGLGRGLAALIPTGPPPGSAAPAENGSAAAPAPPAGPTGPDDKGWFAANGAAGSHGGAVAGAVYREVPLSQIKPNPKQPRQVFDEDALSELEHSIREFGLMQPIVVRELGTDEYELVMGERRLRASQLAELEAIPAIVRQTADEAMLRDALLENIHRVQLNPLEEAAAYQQLLDEFAVTHEELAGRIGRSRPVITNTIRLLKLPLAVQRRVAAGVLSAGHARALLSLEDAESQEELAARIVAEGMSVRATEEAVTLKKSEKPAKPKPAPRKPIQAPGLQELASRLSDRFDTRVKVDLGRRKGRITLEFGSVDDLERIVALMDENQANRTRETD is encoded by the coding sequence ATGAGCGAGCGCAGAGGGGGGCTCGGGCGTGGGCTCGCCGCCCTGATCCCCACCGGCCCGCCGCCGGGCTCGGCGGCCCCGGCCGAGAACGGTTCCGCCGCGGCTCCCGCTCCGCCGGCAGGCCCGACGGGACCGGACGACAAGGGCTGGTTCGCGGCCAACGGCGCGGCCGGTTCGCACGGCGGCGCGGTGGCAGGCGCGGTCTACCGCGAGGTGCCGCTCAGCCAGATCAAGCCGAACCCGAAGCAGCCGCGGCAGGTCTTCGACGAAGACGCGCTCAGCGAGCTGGAGCACTCGATCCGCGAGTTCGGGCTCATGCAGCCCATCGTGGTCCGGGAGCTCGGGACCGACGAGTACGAACTCGTCATGGGCGAGCGGCGTCTGCGCGCGTCCCAGCTGGCGGAGCTGGAGGCGATCCCGGCGATCGTCCGCCAGACCGCCGACGAGGCGATGCTGCGCGACGCGCTGCTCGAGAACATCCACCGCGTTCAGCTCAACCCACTCGAAGAGGCGGCCGCTTATCAGCAGCTGCTCGACGAGTTCGCGGTCACGCACGAGGAGCTGGCGGGTCGGATCGGGCGCAGCCGGCCGGTCATCACGAACACGATCCGCTTGCTCAAACTGCCCCTCGCGGTCCAGCGACGGGTCGCCGCCGGGGTGCTTTCGGCGGGGCACGCGCGGGCGCTGCTCTCTCTCGAGGACGCCGAAAGTCAGGAAGAGCTGGCCGCGCGGATCGTCGCGGAGGGCATGTCCGTCCGCGCGACCGAGGAAGCCGTCACGCTCAAGAAGAGCGAAAAACCGGCCAAGCCGAAGCCCGCTCCCCGCAAGCCGATCCAGGCACCCGGTCTCCAAGAGCTGGCGAGCCGGCTTTCGGACCGGTTCGACACTCGCGTGAAGGTCGACTTGGGCCGCCGCAAAGGCCGGATCACCCTTGAATTCGGGTCCGTTGACGATCTTGAACGCATCGTGGCGTTGATGGACGAAAACCAGGCAAATCGGACACGGGAAACCGATTAG
- the dnaA gene encoding chromosomal replication initiator protein DnaA has protein sequence MSDHQHNLGVIWEQVVRELSDGTLSPQQRAWMRVTRPIGLLDGTALLAAPSDFAKEAIERALRGAITEALSRRLGRAVSLAVKVDSTEMPPASPGPRYEASPGRVENGGGPVPGPPPLPDGDGMLSPNRPRPEPPKPRPPRQPVDNSLNDGDDSDEEVDEEGEALAAVTEIWPTFSGQPIAGQPYTAPAQPQTSKTKLNEKYTFDTFVIGASNRFAHAAAVAVAEAPARAYNPLFIWGESGLGKTHLLHAVGHYAQRLFPGMRVRYVSTEEFTNDFINSLRDDRKVAFQRRYRDIDILLVDDIQFLEGKEGTQEEFFHTFNTLHNANKQIVVSSDRPPKRLETLEDRLRTRFEWGLITDIQPPELETRIAILRKKAAQDRLAVPNEVLEFIASRVEANIRELEGALIRVTAFASLNQQPVDVALAEIVLRDLIPDSHAPEITAPTIMGVTSEFFDVTLDDLCGPGKTKALATARQIAMYLCRELTDMSLPKIGQTFGGRDHTTVMHADKKIRKEMAERRRIYDQVQELTSRIKQRARQ, from the coding sequence GTGTCCGATCACCAGCACAATCTTGGCGTCATCTGGGAACAAGTCGTGCGCGAACTGTCCGATGGCACCCTCTCCCCGCAGCAGCGCGCCTGGATGCGGGTGACCCGGCCGATCGGCCTGCTCGACGGCACCGCACTGCTCGCCGCTCCCAGCGACTTCGCCAAGGAAGCGATCGAACGCGCCCTCCGCGGCGCGATCACCGAAGCCCTTTCGCGACGGCTCGGCCGCGCGGTCTCCCTCGCGGTGAAGGTCGACAGCACCGAGATGCCCCCCGCTTCGCCCGGCCCCCGCTACGAAGCGTCACCCGGCCGGGTGGAAAACGGCGGCGGCCCGGTGCCCGGCCCGCCGCCGCTGCCCGACGGTGACGGCATGTTGTCGCCGAACCGCCCCCGGCCCGAGCCTCCGAAGCCGAGGCCCCCGCGGCAGCCGGTGGACAACAGCCTCAACGATGGCGACGACAGCGATGAAGAAGTCGACGAAGAGGGCGAGGCCCTCGCGGCCGTGACCGAGATCTGGCCGACGTTCTCCGGTCAGCCGATCGCGGGCCAGCCCTACACCGCGCCGGCGCAGCCGCAGACGTCGAAGACGAAGCTCAACGAGAAGTACACGTTCGACACCTTCGTCATCGGTGCCTCGAACCGCTTCGCGCACGCGGCCGCGGTCGCCGTCGCCGAAGCACCGGCGCGCGCGTACAACCCGTTGTTCATCTGGGGAGAGTCCGGCCTCGGGAAGACGCACCTGCTGCACGCCGTCGGGCACTACGCCCAGCGGCTGTTCCCCGGCATGCGCGTGCGGTACGTGTCGACCGAAGAGTTCACCAACGACTTCATCAACTCGCTGCGAGACGACCGCAAGGTCGCGTTCCAGCGCCGCTACCGCGACATAGACATCCTGCTCGTCGACGACATCCAGTTCCTGGAAGGAAAAGAAGGTACGCAGGAAGAGTTCTTCCACACCTTCAACACCCTCCACAACGCGAACAAGCAGATCGTCGTCTCCTCCGACCGCCCGCCGAAGCGCCTCGAGACGCTGGAAGACCGGCTGCGCACGCGGTTCGAGTGGGGCCTCATCACCGACATCCAGCCGCCCGAGCTCGAAACCCGGATCGCGATCCTCCGCAAGAAGGCCGCGCAGGACAGGCTCGCGGTCCCCAACGAGGTGCTGGAGTTCATCGCTTCGCGCGTCGAGGCGAACATCCGGGAGCTCGAAGGCGCGCTCATCCGCGTCACCGCCTTCGCGTCGCTGAACCAGCAACCGGTCGACGTCGCTCTCGCCGAGATCGTGCTCCGCGACCTCATCCCGGATTCGCACGCGCCGGAAATCACCGCGCCGACCATCATGGGCGTCACTTCGGAGTTCTTCGACGTGACGCTCGACGACCTCTGCGGGCCCGGCAAGACGAAGGCCCTCGCGACGGCTCGTCAGATCGCGATGTACCTCTGCCGCGAACTGACCGACATGTCGCTGCCGAAGATCGGGCAGACCTTCGGCGGCCGCGACCACACGACCGTCATGCACGCGGACAAGAAGATCCGCAAGGAGATGGCCGAACGACGGCGCATCTACGACCAGGTCCAAGAGCTGACCTCCAGGATCAAGCAACGGGCCAGGCAGTAA